The Campylobacter sp. RM10537 genome has a segment encoding these proteins:
- the plsX gene encoding phosphate acyltransferase PlsX, whose protein sequence is MISIAVDAMGGDFGEKPIIEGVIEALKEKPFNAILVGNPKILKPLIPKDFEQYIQYEEACEVFSMEENATDALKRKDTTIYKAIELVKDGKAKAIVSAGHSGASMSLATLRLGRLKGVLRPAIATLMPNVVNKTLFLDVGANTDCKAEHLFQFAIMGDIYARELMKISKPRLALLSNGEEECKGNELTKEAHQMMKQIPNFIGNAEGRDIFNGEIDILICDGFSGNVILKACEGVATAIFQILKKEVRQSIFAKLGALMMKPCFKKLKKHMDWQEYGGAPLLGVNGCVIISHGKSDARAIKNAIFQAINFGKSNINTLIENELEKYNG, encoded by the coding sequence ATGATAAGCATTGCTGTTGATGCAATGGGGGGAGATTTTGGGGAAAAACCTATTATAGAAGGCGTTATTGAAGCATTAAAAGAAAAACCTTTTAATGCTATACTTGTAGGCAATCCTAAAATTTTAAAACCCCTAATTCCAAAAGATTTTGAGCAATATATCCAATATGAAGAAGCTTGTGAAGTTTTTTCTATGGAAGAAAATGCCACTGATGCTTTAAAACGCAAAGATACTACAATTTATAAAGCTATAGAATTAGTTAAAGATGGCAAAGCTAAGGCTATTGTTTCGGCTGGTCATAGTGGAGCAAGTATGTCTTTAGCTACTTTAAGACTTGGAAGATTAAAAGGGGTTTTAAGACCTGCAATTGCTACTTTAATGCCAAATGTAGTCAACAAAACTCTTTTTTTAGACGTAGGAGCGAATACAGACTGCAAGGCCGAACATTTATTTCAATTTGCTATTATGGGAGATATTTATGCTAGAGAATTGATGAAAATTTCTAAACCTCGTCTAGCATTGTTATCCAATGGAGAAGAAGAATGTAAGGGAAATGAACTTACCAAAGAAGCACATCAAATGATGAAACAAATCCCAAATTTTATTGGAAATGCTGAAGGTAGAGATATTTTTAATGGCGAAATTGATATTTTAATTTGTGATGGATTTAGTGGCAATGTGATTCTAAAAGCGTGCGAAGGAGTGGCGACAGCTATTTTTCAAATTTTAAAAAAAGAAGTTCGACAATCAATCTTCGCAAAATTAGGTGCTTTGATGATGAAACCTTGTTTTAAAAAGCTTAAGAAACATATGGATTGGCAAGAATATGGTGGAGCACCTTTGTTAGGAGTAAATGGTTGTGTGATAATCAGTCATGGAAAAAGCGATGCTAGGGCAATTAAAAATGCTATTTTTCAAGCGATCAATTTTGGAAAATCTAATATTAATACTTTAATCGAAAATGAACTAGAGAAATACAATGGCTAA
- the rpmF gene encoding 50S ribosomal protein L32: MAVPKRRVSKTRAAKRRTHYKVNLPMPIKDKDGSYKMPHRANPNTKEY; this comes from the coding sequence ATGGCAGTACCTAAGAGAAGAGTAAGTAAAACTCGTGCAGCAAAAAGAAGAACTCACTATAAAGTTAATCTTCCTATGCCTATAAAAGATAAAGATGGCAGTTATAAAATGCCACATCGCGCTAACCCAAATACCAAGGAATATTAA
- the ndk gene encoding nucleoside-diphosphate kinase: MERTLSIIKPDAVRKNLIGKILDRFESNGLKIIALKKIQLTSEQAENFYAIHKERSFFKDLVNFMISGPVVVSILEGENAVMKNRELMGATDPKEAKSGTIRADFAESIDANAVHGSDSLENANNEIEFFFKSNEIC, translated from the coding sequence ATGGAAAGAACTTTATCGATCATCAAACCAGATGCTGTTCGAAAGAATCTTATAGGTAAAATTCTAGATCGCTTTGAAAGCAATGGGCTTAAAATAATTGCATTAAAGAAAATTCAACTTACAAGCGAACAAGCAGAAAATTTTTATGCTATTCACAAAGAAAGATCTTTTTTTAAAGATTTAGTAAATTTTATGATTAGTGGTCCAGTTGTTGTTTCTATATTGGAAGGTGAAAATGCTGTAATGAAAAATAGAGAATTAATGGGAGCAACTGATCCAAAAGAAGCTAAATCAGGAACCATTAGAGCAGATTTTGCAGAAAGTATTGATGCAAATGCCGTTCATGGAAGTGATAGTTTAGAAAACGCAAATAACGAAATTGAGTTTTTCTTTAAATCAAACGAAATTTGCTAA
- a CDS encoding DUF362 domain-containing protein codes for MAVKITDICIACGSCIDECPVSAIVDDASNPEGQDSYYVYADKCVECVGHNDQPACASACPTDGCIVWSEVASGQPSRDNIGADMRNGDTPVFA; via the coding sequence ATGGCTGTAAAAATTACAGATATTTGTATTGCTTGTGGCTCTTGTATTGATGAGTGTCCTGTGAGTGCTATTGTTGATGATGCTAGCAATCCAGAAGGACAAGATAGTTATTATGTTTATGCAGATAAATGTGTTGAGTGTGTAGGTCACAATGATCAACCAGCCTGTGCAAGCGCTTGCCCAACTGATGGATGTATAGTATGGAGTGAAGTTGCTTCTGGGCAACCAAGCCGTGATAATATCGGTGCAGATATGAGAAATGGAGATACTCCAGTTTTTGCTTAA
- a CDS encoding peroxiredoxin, with amino-acid sequence MIVTKKALDFTAPAVLGNNEIVQDFNLYKNIGPKGAVVFFYPKDFTFVCPSEIIAFDKRYQEFKNRGIEVIGISGDNEFSHFAWKNTPVNQGGIGQVKFPLVADLTKQIARNFDVLYAEAVALRGSFLLDADGTVRHAVINDLPLGRNIDEMIRMVDTMLFTNEHGEVCPAGWNKGDEGMKADPKGVAEYLNKNENKL; translated from the coding sequence ATGATCGTTACAAAAAAAGCTTTAGATTTTACTGCGCCTGCAGTATTAGGAAATAATGAAATAGTTCAAGATTTTAATCTTTATAAAAATATAGGACCAAAAGGTGCTGTAGTATTTTTTTATCCAAAAGATTTTACTTTTGTGTGCCCTTCAGAAATTATTGCTTTTGATAAAAGATATCAAGAATTTAAAAATCGTGGTATTGAAGTAATTGGAATTTCAGGAGATAATGAATTTTCACATTTTGCTTGGAAAAATACACCAGTTAATCAAGGTGGTATTGGCCAAGTTAAATTTCCACTTGTAGCAGATTTAACAAAACAAATTGCTAGAAATTTTGATGTTCTTTATGCTGAAGCAGTAGCACTTAGAGGTTCTTTCTTATTAGATGCTGATGGAACAGTTCGTCATGCAGTTATTAATGATTTACCATTAGGTAGAAATATCGATGAGATGATTAGAATGGTAGATACTATGCTTTTCACAAATGAACATGGCGAAGTTTGTCCAGCTGGTTGGAATAAAGGTGATGAAGGTATGAAAGCCGATCCTAAAGGTGTTGCTGAATATCTTAATAAAAACGAAAATAAACTATAA
- the flhB gene encoding flagellar biosynthesis protein FlhB: protein MPGEDQEKTEEPTSKKIEDARNEGNVPKSQDAAAIVTLIIGLAVTLFTMGFIGERITNLYRYYQSFVGIELDLRIVQGIMIKSILEVLIMLAPIVLSIMVAGVLGNIMQFGFIFTTKPIMPNLGKINPLKGIKNLISLKKILDTFKILLKVGVVFTIAFVVLLKFMNELPLLERYNLVEQLNWLRDKVIILASIVIIAFLVIAVLDVFLVRFQYFKSLRMSKQEIKDEYKQMEGDPQVKGRIRRLQMEAARRRMVQDVAGADVVITNPTHYAVAIRYDTTKEQAPRVVAKGVDFLALRIKQVAYDNNVVVYENPPLARELYKVCDVDDLIPRELFKAVAEVLGFVYNTNNKGRLAGQVKKNNG, encoded by the coding sequence ATGCCAGGCGAAGATCAAGAAAAAACCGAAGAGCCCACGTCCAAAAAAATAGAAGATGCTCGTAATGAAGGTAATGTTCCAAAATCTCAAGACGCTGCAGCTATAGTAACTTTAATAATAGGCTTAGCCGTTACTTTATTTACTATGGGTTTTATAGGGGAAAGAATTACAAATTTATATAGATATTATCAAAGTTTTGTAGGCATAGAGTTAGATTTGCGTATCGTTCAAGGTATTATGATTAAAAGTATTTTAGAGGTTTTAATCATGCTTGCCCCTATAGTTTTAAGTATTATGGTGGCTGGAGTTTTAGGTAATATTATGCAATTTGGTTTTATTTTTACCACTAAACCTATTATGCCAAATTTAGGAAAAATTAATCCCTTAAAAGGAATTAAAAATTTAATTTCTTTAAAAAAGATATTAGATACTTTTAAAATTCTTTTAAAAGTAGGGGTGGTTTTTACTATAGCTTTTGTAGTTCTCTTAAAATTTATGAATGAATTACCACTTCTTGAACGCTACAACTTAGTTGAACAACTTAATTGGCTTAGAGATAAAGTTATTATTTTAGCTTCTATTGTAATTATTGCTTTTTTAGTGATCGCTGTTTTAGATGTTTTTTTGGTACGATTTCAATATTTTAAAAGTTTGCGAATGAGTAAACAAGAGATAAAAGATGAATACAAGCAAATGGAAGGAGATCCGCAAGTTAAAGGTAGAATCAGGCGTTTGCAAATGGAAGCTGCGAGGCGTCGTATGGTGCAAGATGTTGCTGGAGCTGATGTTGTAATTACAAACCCTACACATTATGCTGTTGCGATACGTTACGATACTACAAAAGAGCAAGCACCTCGCGTGGTGGCTAAGGGAGTTGATTTTCTTGCTTTACGTATCAAACAAGTTGCCTATGATAATAACGTAGTGGTTTATGAAAATCCCCCTTTAGCAAGAGAGCTTTATAAGGTTTGTGATGTTGATGATTTAATTCCTAGGGAATTATTTAAAGCAGTTGCTGAAGTATTAGGCTTTGTTTATAATACTAATAATAAAGGGCGTTTAGCTGGCCAAGTAAAGAAAAATAATGGTTGA
- the motB gene encoding flagellar motor protein MotB, with the protein MAKKVKCPECPAGEKWAVPYADFLSLLLALFIALWAISKTNPAKVEALKTEFVKIFDYTATQTIQQQNQDTHKFKGSQEEKDDELNKLKKMTLTQQEIIKKLQAALDQSDNQEILNLPSKVEFKKNSSEIESADIQDYLKRIAQLISYLPPQVKIEIRGYTDNSESSLRSYELGYARAQSVLKYLMEGGINTKNITLKSYGLNDPLNGNPQALENNRVEIYFKVDTQDKDAKQSVLNLIQKSK; encoded by the coding sequence ATGGCTAAAAAAGTAAAATGTCCAGAATGCCCAGCTGGTGAAAAATGGGCTGTCCCTTATGCAGATTTTTTATCTTTACTTTTAGCACTTTTTATCGCTCTTTGGGCTATTTCAAAAACCAATCCAGCTAAAGTAGAAGCCTTAAAAACTGAATTTGTTAAAATTTTTGATTATACTGCAACTCAAACAATACAACAACAAAATCAAGATACCCATAAATTTAAAGGTTCTCAAGAAGAAAAAGATGATGAATTAAATAAATTAAAAAAAATGACTCTTACACAACAAGAAATCATCAAAAAACTTCAAGCTGCACTGGATCAATCGGATAATCAAGAAATACTCAATCTACCTTCTAAAGTTGAATTTAAAAAAAATAGCTCTGAAATAGAATCTGCTGATATTCAAGATTATTTAAAACGCATAGCTCAGCTCATTTCATATTTACCACCTCAAGTAAAAATTGAAATAAGAGGCTATACAGATAATAGCGAATCTTCTCTTAGAAGTTATGAATTGGGATATGCTAGAGCTCAAAGTGTTTTAAAATATCTTATGGAAGGTGGAATTAACACCAAAAATATTACCTTGAAAAGCTATGGGCTTAATGATCCTTTAAATGGAAATCCTCAAGCTTTAGAAAATAATCGAGTAGAAATTTATTTTAAAGTCGATACACAAGATAAAGATGCTAAGCAATCTGTATTAAATCTTATTCAAAAGAGTAAATAA
- the motA gene encoding flagellar motor stator protein MotA, which translates to MDLSTILGMVLAVTSISVGDILEGGNPLHVIHLSSFLIVMPTAAFCAMTSTHKKIVKAAYKELKIVFKGSGVNLPERIAQLIEFAVIARRDGLLALESRTNEIENEFLKNAMMMLVDGKSFEEIHESMEIQTEQLEEHYKECAEYWIVFGETCPTMGLVGAVFGLILALKLLDNPQAMAAGISGAFTATVTGIFGAYALYTPWGRKLKANGMEFVKEQIVITEAIKGIAEGANPRDLEAKLFNFLSHDDVRISQFDKG; encoded by the coding sequence ATGGATCTTTCAACCATACTAGGGATGGTTCTTGCGGTAACAAGTATTTCTGTAGGGGATATTTTAGAAGGGGGGAATCCTTTACATGTTATTCACCTTTCTTCTTTTCTTATCGTTATGCCAACTGCTGCTTTTTGTGCAATGACTTCAACTCATAAAAAAATCGTTAAAGCGGCTTATAAAGAATTAAAAATTGTTTTCAAAGGCTCTGGGGTTAATTTACCAGAAAGAATAGCTCAATTGATTGAATTTGCAGTTATAGCACGTAGAGATGGGCTTTTAGCTCTTGAATCAAGAACTAATGAAATTGAAAATGAATTTTTGAAAAATGCTATGATGATGCTCGTTGATGGTAAAAGTTTTGAAGAAATTCATGAAAGTATGGAAATTCAAACCGAACAATTAGAAGAACACTATAAAGAATGTGCTGAATATTGGATAGTCTTTGGAGAAACTTGTCCAACTATGGGACTCGTTGGAGCTGTTTTTGGTTTGATTTTGGCCCTTAAACTTTTAGATAACCCTCAAGCAATGGCAGCAGGTATTTCAGGTGCATTTACAGCTACAGTTACAGGAATCTTTGGGGCATATGCTTTATATACTCCATGGGGTAGAAAATTAAAAGCTAATGGAATGGAGTTTGTTAAAGAGCAGATTGTAATTACAGAAGCTATTAAAGGTATAGCAGAAGGAGCAAATCCTAGGGATTTGGAAGCTAAACTCTTTAATTTTCTAAGTCATGATGATGTTAGAATTTCACAATTTGATAAAGGTTAA